From Candidatus Hydrogenedens sp., the proteins below share one genomic window:
- a CDS encoding riboflavin synthase, with product MFTGIIEEIGTIINLSANKITIQASVVLSDITLGASIAVNGVCLTVTEKTDSSFSAQISPETRAKTTLSELHIQQKVNLERAMPINGRFGGHIVLGHVDSIGTVNRIVEQGQFSFWYFKVSQSICKYIVPKGSIAIDGISLTVVDIIDDIFSVAIIPSTRNNTNLQFLNVGDKVNLETDIIGKYIERLLVPYNSQTKISETFLKEHGFL from the coding sequence ATGTTTACAGGAATTATCGAAGAAATAGGAACAATTATTAACCTTTCAGCGAACAAAATTACAATACAGGCAAGTGTGGTATTATCAGATATAACTTTGGGTGCAAGTATTGCAGTAAATGGAGTCTGTTTAACTGTAACAGAAAAGACAGATAGTTCTTTTTCTGCCCAAATCTCCCCTGAGACAAGAGCGAAAACAACCCTTTCGGAACTTCATATTCAACAAAAGGTAAATCTGGAAAGGGCTATGCCTATAAACGGTAGATTTGGAGGGCATATAGTTTTGGGTCATGTAGATAGTATTGGTACTGTGAACCGTATTGTAGAACAAGGACAATTCTCTTTTTGGTATTTTAAAGTTTCTCAGAGTATCTGCAAGTATATTGTTCCCAAAGGCTCAATTGCTATTGACGGAATTAGCCTGACAGTTGTAGATATTATTGATGATATTTTCAGTGTAGCAATTATTCCTTCAACACGAAATAATACAAATTTGCAATTTTTAAATGTAGGAGATAAAGTCAACCTTGAAACGGATATTATCGGAAAATATATTGAAAGATTATTAGTTCCATATAATTCACAAACAAAAATTTCAGAAACATTTTTAAAAGAACATGGTTTTTTATAA
- a CDS encoding bifunctional 3,4-dihydroxy-2-butanone-4-phosphate synthase/GTP cyclohydrolase II: MLSPLEEIIKDLQEGKMIILIDDEDRENEGDLVMAGEKVTPEAINFMAKYGRGLICVPMLKERLEELDLPPMTTHNTSPFTTAFHLSFDSAHGITTGISAYDRAYGIRLVANPKTQAKDLVRPGHLFPLCARDGGVLVRAGQTEGSIDLLKMANMTPVSVICEIMKDDGTMARLPDLEKFAQEHNLKICSIEQIIRYRRAHEKLVQRIAEAQLPTLFGEFRIIIYESMIDTYQHIAIVKGDVASGKPVLVRVHSECFTGDVLGSLRCDCRGQLQEAMRMIEKEGCGIIVYMRQEGRGIGLANKIKAYALQDQGLDTVEANKHLGFDPDPREYGLGAQILVDLGVKEMRLITNNPIKRAGLEGYGLKVVERVPLIIPPNEHNSVYLKTKKEKLGHLL; this comes from the coding sequence ATGCTTTCACCATTAGAGGAAATTATCAAAGATTTGCAAGAAGGGAAAATGATAATATTGATTGATGACGAGGACCGAGAAAATGAAGGTGACCTCGTTATGGCAGGGGAGAAGGTAACCCCGGAAGCCATTAATTTTATGGCAAAGTATGGCAGAGGTTTAATTTGTGTTCCCATGTTAAAAGAACGCCTTGAAGAATTAGATTTACCTCCCATGACAACTCATAATACTTCTCCTTTTACTACTGCGTTTCATCTTTCCTTTGATTCAGCACATGGAATTACGACAGGTATAAGTGCGTATGACCGTGCGTATGGTATTCGTTTGGTGGCCAATCCTAAAACACAGGCAAAAGATTTAGTTCGTCCGGGACATCTTTTCCCGCTTTGTGCCCGCGATGGGGGAGTTCTGGTTCGTGCGGGGCAAACGGAAGGCTCTATTGACCTTCTAAAAATGGCAAATATGACCCCGGTATCAGTAATTTGTGAAATAATGAAAGATGATGGGACTATGGCTCGCCTCCCTGACCTTGAGAAATTTGCTCAGGAACATAATTTGAAGATTTGTTCCATAGAACAGATTATTCGGTATCGTCGTGCCCATGAAAAACTGGTTCAAAGAATAGCCGAGGCTCAATTACCTACTCTTTTTGGTGAATTCCGAATTATTATTTATGAAAGTATGATAGATACCTATCAGCATATTGCAATAGTTAAAGGTGATGTTGCTTCTGGGAAACCGGTTTTAGTTCGTGTCCATTCTGAATGTTTTACGGGGGATGTATTGGGTTCTCTTCGTTGTGATTGTAGAGGACAATTGCAGGAAGCAATGAGAATGATTGAGAAAGAGGGTTGTGGTATTATTGTTTATATGCGTCAAGAAGGACGAGGTATAGGATTAGCGAATAAAATAAAAGCCTATGCTTTACAAGACCAAGGTTTGGATACAGTTGAAGCAAATAAACATTTGGGTTTTGACCCCGACCCAAGAGAATATGGTTTGGGTGCCCAAATTTTAGTAGATTTGGGTGTAAAGGAAATGCGTCTTATAACGAATAACCCAATTAAAAG